CGACTTGATGGATCACCCTGTGGTGCATCTCGCCTACGACGATGTGCTGGCCTATGCCCAGTGGGTCGGCAAACGTCTGCCGACCGCTGAAGAGTGGGAGGTGGCTGCCAGAGGTGGTCTGGAGGAGCAGAACTACTCCTGGGGTGAAGAGATGACGCCCGATGGTCAGTGGCTGGCCAATGTTTGGCAGGGGCAGTTCCCCTGGACAAACGAACAAACGGATGGATGGTTCTGGACGTCTCCCGTGGGGACATTCCCGCCCAACGGCTATGGACTGATCGACATGTGCGGCAATGTGTGGGAGTGGACCTCCACATTGTTCCCCGTTGCCAAGGGTGAACAGGAGCGGAGGATCATCAAGGGCGGATCATTTCTGTGCGCCGAGAACTATTGCCATCGCTTCAGGCCGGCAGCCTTGATGGGGCAGACCACCGACACGGCAACCTGCCATATGGGCTTCCGTTGTGCGGCTGATTCAGCCTGAGATATGGGCGAACTGGTCACGAACCATCAGTCCGCCAAGAACTATGTGAATAAGGGCACCGGTCCAGACCGCAGCCCCGCCTGATAGCTGCTGAGAGCTCAGGGTGATGAGCAGCACTGCGGCGCTGCAGTTGTAAAGCAGCAGCCCCCGTTTTGCGGGTAACGCACAGGGGGATTCCCAGCAGGCCACGCCAAGTCCGAGCAGCGCCAGGCCATAGAGCTGCATGAGACGTTCGGCTGCGGCAGAGGATTCTGCGTTGAACAGCAAGGGCATCACCACAGAAGGCAGCAACAGCAGAGTGATGCCTGTGATCAGTTCAATGGCACTGGCTAAGCGGTAAAGCGTGGAGCGAGTAGGCAAGGCATTCTCCTCAAGCAGCTCTCATTCAGAAAGCTAGGTCTGCTGTTCGGCTCGGACCGGATGGTTGGTCCCAATTGGGCAGATCTAAGCAATGTCTCATTCGCCAGTCAGCACCTGCAGCTAGCAGAAGGTGATGTCTCTTATCCCTTGGCCTTGTTGAGAATCATGCCTCTTGAGAGGGTCCTCTAACCGGCAGTGCCTGCTGAGTTGAATGCGAGGCCTTCCTTGGCCCGTACGTCTGTTCACTTCTTCATTCGCTTTATCAGCATGCTTGATCAAGTCAATGTGTCCAAGCTGATCCGCCATCTCGCTGTGGGTAGTGGATTGCTGTTGCTCGCAAGCCTTTCCACCTCCTGTACGGATCAGAAGCAGGCCTTGGGTGGAAACCTGGATCGGACCAATTTGCCGATTGCCGAGCCAAAGCCTGAAAAGGTCACCAAGGCTCTCCCTTCTGAGGTCCCATTGCCTCCACAGTTTGAGGTGACGGCACCCAAGGATGCCCCCAATGTGGTGATCATTCTTCTCGATGATGTGGGTTTTGCCGCACCCTCTGCCTTTGGCGGTGCGGTGAACATGCCGACGGCGGAAAAGCTGGCTGATAATGGCCTGCGCTACAACAAATTCCACACCACAGCTCTCTGTGCGCCGACCAGGGCGGCTTTGAAATCCGGACGCAATCACCACAAGGTGAATATGGGCTCGATCCCAGAGATCGCAACCGGTTATGCGGGTAATTCCACCGTGGTGCCGGATTATGCCCAGCCGGTTGCTGAGATTCTCCGATTGAACGGCTACAACACTGGTGCCTTCGGCAAGTGGCATGAAACGCCAGGCAGGGAGACCACGGCAGCCGGCCCCCAGACCCGTTGGCCAACGCGCCAGGGATTCGAGAAGTTCTACGGCTTTGTTGGGGCGGAAGACAACATGTGGGATCCAACGATCCACGATGGTGTCACCGTTGTGGATGCACCGAAGAAAGAGGGGTATCACTTCACTGCAGACATGACCGATCAGGCGATCGGTTGGATGCGGCAGCAGAAATCGATCAAACCGGATAAACCATTTTTCATCTATTACTCATCCGCCGGTTCTCACTCCCCTCACCATGTGAGCAAGGAATGGATTGCCAAATACAAAGGCAAGTTCGACGAAGGCTGGGATGTTCTGCGCGAGCGCAATCTTCAGAATCAGATCAAGGCAGGGATTGTTCCTGAAGGCACTCAGATGGCCAAGGCGCCAGACAGCATTCCCAAATGGGACAGCCTCACGCCACAACAACAGAAAATCTATGCACGTCAGGCCGAAGTTTTTGCTGCCTTCACGGAGTATTCAGATTATGAAGCTGGCCGTTTGATCCAGGCGATTGAGGATCTTGGCGAGCTTGATAACACGTTGGTGATTTATATCACTGGTGATAATGGCGCCAGCCCCGAAGGGGATAGAACTGGTCAGTGGAATTGGAACCACTACCTCAATGGCGTTGCAGAAACGCCTGACGAACAGGAGGCCAAGCTTGAGGAGTGGGGTGGTCCCACCACCTATCCCATGTATCACATGGGCTGGGCGATCGCCTTCAATTCACCCTTTGCTCTCTCCAAGCAAGTCGCAGGTGATTTCGGTGGAACACGCAACGGTACGGTGATTCATTGGCCGAAACGCATTCAACAAGGTGGTGGTCTACGCACACAGTTCTCGCATGTGAATGATGTGGCCCCAACAATTCTTGAGGCGGCCAATCTGCCGATGCCCAACACAATCAATGGCATTGATCAGATCCCAATGCAAGGAACCAGTCTGATTTATACCTTTGACAATCCAGACGCCAAAGAAAAGCACAATACGCAGTATTTTGAGATTATTGGTAATCGAGGCATCTATCACAACGGCTGGATGGCGCGCACAACAGTGATGTATCCCTGGATGGCGCCGAAAAGAATGAATCCGGTTGCTGCAGATTCTGGTTGGCAGCTGTTTGACACAACCAAGGATTTCAGCCTCTCGAATGATCTCGCCGATCAGGAACCGGACCGCCTTGTTGCCATGAAGAAGAAGTTCATGGAAGAGGCCATTGCAAATCAGGTGTTGCCGCTGGATGATCGTCTGCTCGAGCGTCTTGTTCCTTCTGTTGCTGGTCGGCCGACACTTTTGGGTGATCGGACGTCCATGGATTTGTATCCCTATGCCTGGAACATGGTCGAGGACTCGATCCTCAACGTGAAGAACACCTCCAGCAGCATTACGGCTCAGTTGGATGTGAAGCCAGGCCAGAAAGAGAATGGAGTGATCTTCTCCCAGGGCGGTCGCTTTGGTGGTTGGTCTCTGTATGTGGAGAACAATGTGCCTGCTTACACCTACAACTACATGGGTAAGTTGTATACTTTCACCAGCAATCAGTCTTTGCCAGTCGGCCAATCTCAGCTTCGTTTTGAGATCGACTACGACGGTGGCGGTGTTGGTAAAGGTGCCGATGTGCGGATGAAGATCAATGATCAAGTGGTTGCACTTGGTCGCATTGATCAGACCATCGCGTCTCGATTCTCCATTGATGAAGGCGCTGATGTTGGTCTCGATCGTGGCTCGGCGGTCACGGTCAAGACGATTGGTCCTCGTCGTTACAGCGCCTATGGCGGACTGATTGACAAGGTCACTCTTGAGATTTACCCCAAGGAGACGGATGCCAAGAAGAGCTGATTGAATTGATTCATCAGCTTTTGGATGTTGATGTTGCTCTTCGGAGCAGCATCACCTTTTTTGATGCGCTTTGGATTGGATTAATGCGGTTGATTGCGTTGGTAGGTTTTCAAGCGATGACTGATCCAACCAGGTCCAACCAGGCCGAGAATGATGATGGTTAGTGATGTGGTGAGCCTGCTGGAGAGTGTGCGTGCTTCTTCAAGGCCATTGAATACAAAAGCAATCGCTACTAAAACACCAAACACTCCGGTGAATGTTCCGCTGAGCGACCTGAGCAGGTCTCCGATTGATCGGCCTTCAACAGCGTCGGGGGTGATGCCCACACGACGACCAGCAAACACGCCCGTGATTCCCAGTAAGACGACAAGGCATAGTCGTTCCCAAGGTGAGTGTGCAGCTGCTGCCGCACTTCCTTGCTGCATCTCGTTCACCATCGAGGCCGCTGTTCCAAGAAAACTTCCTGAGCAGAGCCCGATACTTCCCCACCATTGCGCTGGTGTTTTCAAGCGATTGCGTAGTCGGCTCAGCAAAATCAAAACGATGCAGCTGACCGTGACGTCTGCGAGCAGCGGTATGTTCAGATTGATGGCGTAGCCGACTACAGCTCCCAGCAGCAAGGAAGCCACGTCGGCTCCGTTGCGAGGATTCTGTTTCAGCAAATGCTCCTGATCAGATGGGGTTTTCATAGATTCGGTCTAAGCGTCTCCTGTGATCTGTTCCTGGCTTGCACTGGCCTGGCGCCATTTCATGAACGGTGCTGTACCCACTGCCGTCACGACGACGTACCCCACCGCTGCAGCTTTGAGGTCAATCGCGTTAGGAGCCATGCCTTGAATGATGAGCAGGGCAAGACCTGGATTACGCATAGAAACCACCAAAGGAAGTGTGCTGCGTTCGTCGTGGTCGTCACCTGCAATGACATATCCCAGCCCAATGCCGATCCAGGTGAGGACGAACATCAGCAAGGCTCCTCTGAGGTTGCCAATCAACATCGGCGTCACCTTCGGCAACGCCAAGATCAGGATCAGGGCCAGCAGTACCAGCAAGAGGATGCTCGCGCCTTTCTGAAACACCGGATTCCAGCGCTCAGACCATTCCGCACACCAGCGCCGCAATGACACGCCCACAAGCAGCGGAATCAGTTGCACGGTGAAGACCTGGAAGGCAACGTCCTTCGAGGCAACGCTCCAGATGGTCTCCCCCGCTTCCAATGGCAGCTGAGTGACCCATAACGGCACACTGATAATGGCGGCACAGGCAGACCAGAACTGCAATCGTGTTGCCAGCTCTGGATTTTCCGCCAACTTCCTGCTCTTCAGAGCGATCATCGGCGCGCTCGGACAGATCGCCATCAGCATCACCGCTGTTGTGATGGCAGGAGACAGACCTTGGCCGAGTGGGGTTCGCAGCAGCAGCAAAGCCGCCAGTGGCAAGACCACGCAGGTTGCCAACAAGACGCGCAAGATCAGTGCTGGTCTGTGTTTCAGCAAGTTGAACTGCAGACTGGGCAGATTCAGGCCCAGAGACACCATGATGAAAAACAGGGCCAGAGAAATCAGGATTGACATCAGACCAGAGGAAGATTCGGAAGTGGACTGGAAAGGGCTTGGAGCTCAGATAAAGCCAGACAGCAGCAGCAGAAAGGCAATTACACCAATCACCAGCACAGCTGTTGCGGTGGCAATCGAGAGCGATGGCTCATCGCGGTAGAGGTACTGGTCATTGCGCAAGCGCACCAGTTCACGTTTGTGCTGCCTTATGGCAATCAGCAAAGTGAAAATGCCCACCCCGATGAATCCCATCGACATCAGCTGCACGCCGACGTCGTTACCGCTGTTGGCCTCGCCTCCAGCATCGCGGATGGCGCTGAGGATTTTGTCGAGACCGAATCCAAAACTGATCAGAGCCAGGGCTGTTCGGATCCAGGCCAGGGTTGTGCGCTCCGCCGCGGCGCGATTTCGGGTTTTGGCCAGCTCCGTATTGGTATTGCTCATCCGTGTGGAAGGGCTGACCGCTGTCGACAGCGTAGAAATCGCTATAGATGACGTCATCCTGAACTGCTCCCAATCGTGCTTGATTGCAGCGTTTTGCTGTTGAGCAACTGGTGATCGTTGTCTTTGCCATTCACAATCACCCCAAACTGCAAGCAATCATTGATGGAATGGTCTGAACATCTGCTGACGCATTCAGCCGAAGCATTGCGCTTGATTCTTGAGTACCTGTCCGTGCTTTCTGTTGCGGTTGGCTTGATTGCGGTATTCAGTCGCGGCGGGCCTTTGCGTCTAAGGGCCATTCCACCGCATCTCATGCGGCGGGGACCACTGACTGCAGCACGCCTGACCTTCGGTGGATGGGTGGCTCTGGCGCTGGAGTTTCAGCTGGGTGCTGATGTGGTCCAAACCACCATCAGCCGCGAACCATCGGCGTTGATTCAGCTGGGAGCAGTGGCATTGGTGCGCACATTCCTGAATTACTTTTTGAGCTTGGAGCTCAAAGAAAAAGAGCAGACTCCTTAAGAAATCTGCTCCAGAGATAAGGGTTCGTGCCAATGATTTTGGCCAACTGACTTGTTAGAGGTACTCCACATTCATGGTGTGGATTGTGCCGTCGAACTTGAACGGCGCACGCTCGCGGTACTCCATTGAAACCGGAGATCCCAGTGCCTGGCCAACATCAAGGCAATCATTGGCCGTGAAGATCAAAGCTGCTGGTCTTGGCACAATGCCCTCGATCAGCAGATTGCCATTGAGGGTGCACTTGATTGACAGTGGTCCCCTTGGGTTGTCGTCAGTGTGTTGGGTCAGGATTTCCAGTTGGTGTCGCCCTGCCGCAAGTGGCTCAGAGGAACGCAGCTTGACGCGTTCAATGATGAACAGGTTGTATTCATAGGTGAGAATCCCCTGATCCATGAACACCGTGAGGCCGCCCGAATTAGCACCAAGCTTGTAAAGCACGCCACTGGCATTCTCCGGGATTTCCATGTCAATCAAGACCTTGTTGTCGAGCGCGCCGAGACGTGGTGCACAGGGCTCTGGAATTCTGGTGATGGTGCCCGGTAATTCCCACGATGTTGCTTCCGGTGCCACCTTCATCTCGGGGTGGAAGATGATGGTCCAGAGGCCGCCGCCAATCGGAAGATTTTTGTATTTGGCCGATTCCACCAGGAACAGATTTTTGAGCATCTGCAATTTTTCGGGATGCTGATCTGCGATGTTCCTGCTCTGACTCCAATCCTCCTCGAGGTTGTAGAGCTCCCAGTCGTCGGTGTCGGGGGACCAGGTGAGGATGTCGGGGTCGACTCCCTGCACCCAGGGCAGGCGAGGTCCTACGGCACCAGCGATCCAGCCATCGTGGTAAACGGAGCGTGACCCAAAGATGTCGAAGAACTGGGTCTTCAGCTGGCCAGGAGCATCAGGGGCATTGAAGGCATAGGCAAAACTGGTGCCGTGCACGGGATCCTGCGTGACACCGTTGACCATCTTGGGTGGAGTGATTCCCACCAGCTCGTAGATTGTTGGCACCAGATCGTTGCAGTGGTGGAACTGGGCGCGAGGCTTGGGATCAGGCTTGATTCCCTTGGGCCACTTAATGGCCATCGGGTTGCGGGTGCCTCCGAAGTAAGCCCCCATCAATTTCAGACCTTGATACGGCGTGCTGCCGGCCCAGGCCCAGCCTGCGTGATACATGTTGTCGACCAGCGGGGAGCCAATGGCATCTAGTCCGCCGAGGTCATCGAGCACCTTGATGTGCTCGTCGATCTCCGTGGCAATGGCGTTCTGAGCAAGCAGCTCAGAGATGGTGCCATCCTGGCCTTCTCCAGAGGAGCCATTGTCACCCCAGATGTAGACCACCAGGGTGTTTTCCTCATAGCCGAGCCGTTTAACTTCGGAGAGGATTCGACCAACCTGATGATCAGTGTGCTCAGCAAAGCCAGCCAGCACTTCCATCAGACGCGACTGGAAGGGCTTCTGGTGATCAGGAATGGAGTCCCAAGCTGCCATCCGCGGGTGGCGTGGTGTGAGCTGGGCGTTCTCCGGAATCCAGCCTTTAGCTTTGGCGTTCTTGAAGGCGCGTTCGCGGTAGGCATCCCAGCCATCGTCGAACTTGCCCTTGTATTTATCGGCCCACTCTTTGTTCACATGGTGAGGACCATGCAGGGCTCCGGAGGCCCAATACATGTAGAAGGGCTTATCGGGGCGGAGGGCCTTGTGGGTCTGCAGCCAGTTGATGGCGTCGTCAGCCAGGTCTTCACTGATGTGGTAGCCCTCCTCTGGGCTGCTCGGTGGCATCACCACTGTGGTGTTGCGCACCAGATGCGGCTCATATTGGGAAGCTTCACCTGCCAGGAAGCCATAAAAGTATTCGAATCCCAGGCCGGTTGGCCAGTTGTCGAAAGGGCCAGCAGCAGTGATTTCCGTGGCTGGTGTGTTGTGCCACTTGCCCCACGCCGCTGTTGCGTAGCCGTAGTTGCGCAGAACATCGGCTTGCAGTGCACAGCTTTTTGGAATCTTGCCTGAATAGCCATCCCAGTCGTTGGCTAATTCACAAATCTGGCCATTGCCCACAAAGGTGTGATTGCGACCAGTCAACAGAGATGCTCGTGTCGGTGAACACATCGCTGTGGTGTGGAAGCGATTGAAACCCACGCCCGCGTCTTTCACAGCCTGAAGATTCGGCGTGTGCACATCACCACCAAGACAATCCGGCAGCGCAGGGCCGGCATCGTCAATCAGTACAACAAGAATGTTGGGTGCATCGTCCGGAAGGTACTTGGGAGCAGGAAGTGGACTGTATGTTGATTCCTGCATCGTCGTTCCAGCCTTACTTCCCGACGGCCTGGAGGGAAACGGCAGGATTGAACCATCAATGTGTTGGCTAATGCTCATGGAAGAAAGGGGTGCAGTATCAGTGCCATCCTTCCGTTGGTAGCCAACATGCTTTCGCCAGCCATTGGTTTGCTGGTCAGGTGCGCACAAATGGGACCTGAAACAATTGCTACTGGTTCGCTGATTTCAACCAGGTTTCACTTGGGCTTTCAGCAAAAACTTGCTGATATGCCTTGGCAAAATGTCCACGGCTTTGAAATTTGTAGTGCTGGGCGATTTCAGTGATCGTCCTGAAGTTTTTTTCTGCACGTGCATTTGGCGAGCGCAGAATCCAATTCACTTGCTCGAGTCGCACCCTTTTCATCATCTCCATCGGACCCATGCCAAATGATTCCTTGGTCCCTTGGATCAAAGTTCGCCTAGATGAGAAGAGGGATTCACTGATTTGGTCAAGATTGAAGTCTTGCTCTGAATTCTTGAAGCCCCAAGCTACGAACTCTCTAACGAGTCTTTGTCTGGGTGAGGGATTATAGGGTAAATACATATGCTCTTCTTTGTTGGAGATTGCATCTAAGAACGATCTGTAAAGGTGATTTGTTGTCTGTCTGCGTTGTTGGCATGTGGCGGGCTGGTGCTCGAG
This genomic window from Synechococcus sp. MIT S9220 contains:
- a CDS encoding arylsulfatase, which codes for MARTSVHFFIRFISMLDQVNVSKLIRHLAVGSGLLLLASLSTSCTDQKQALGGNLDRTNLPIAEPKPEKVTKALPSEVPLPPQFEVTAPKDAPNVVIILLDDVGFAAPSAFGGAVNMPTAEKLADNGLRYNKFHTTALCAPTRAALKSGRNHHKVNMGSIPEIATGYAGNSTVVPDYAQPVAEILRLNGYNTGAFGKWHETPGRETTAAGPQTRWPTRQGFEKFYGFVGAEDNMWDPTIHDGVTVVDAPKKEGYHFTADMTDQAIGWMRQQKSIKPDKPFFIYYSSAGSHSPHHVSKEWIAKYKGKFDEGWDVLRERNLQNQIKAGIVPEGTQMAKAPDSIPKWDSLTPQQQKIYARQAEVFAAFTEYSDYEAGRLIQAIEDLGELDNTLVIYITGDNGASPEGDRTGQWNWNHYLNGVAETPDEQEAKLEEWGGPTTYPMYHMGWAIAFNSPFALSKQVAGDFGGTRNGTVIHWPKRIQQGGGLRTQFSHVNDVAPTILEAANLPMPNTINGIDQIPMQGTSLIYTFDNPDAKEKHNTQYFEIIGNRGIYHNGWMARTTVMYPWMAPKRMNPVAADSGWQLFDTTKDFSLSNDLADQEPDRLVAMKKKFMEEAIANQVLPLDDRLLERLVPSVAGRPTLLGDRTSMDLYPYAWNMVEDSILNVKNTSSSITAQLDVKPGQKENGVIFSQGGRFGGWSLYVENNVPAYTYNYMGKLYTFTSNQSLPVGQSQLRFEIDYDGGGVGKGADVRMKINDQVVALGRIDQTIASRFSIDEGADVGLDRGSAVTVKTIGPRRYSAYGGLIDKVTLEIYPKETDAKKS
- a CDS encoding bile acid:sodium symporter family protein, which produces MSILISLALFFIMVSLGLNLPSLQFNLLKHRPALILRVLLATCVVLPLAALLLLRTPLGQGLSPAITTAVMLMAICPSAPMIALKSRKLAENPELATRLQFWSACAAIISVPLWVTQLPLEAGETIWSVASKDVAFQVFTVQLIPLLVGVSLRRWCAEWSERWNPVFQKGASILLLVLLALILILALPKVTPMLIGNLRGALLMFVLTWIGIGLGYVIAGDDHDERSTLPLVVSMRNPGLALLIIQGMAPNAIDLKAAAVGYVVVTAVGTAPFMKWRQASASQEQITGDA
- a CDS encoding YidH family protein codes for the protein MSNTNTELAKTRNRAAAERTTLAWIRTALALISFGFGLDKILSAIRDAGGEANSGNDVGVQLMSMGFIGVGIFTLLIAIRQHKRELVRLRNDQYLYRDEPSLSIATATAVLVIGVIAFLLLLSGFI
- a CDS encoding arylsulfatase, with product MSISQHIDGSILPFPSRPSGSKAGTTMQESTYSPLPAPKYLPDDAPNILVVLIDDAGPALPDCLGGDVHTPNLQAVKDAGVGFNRFHTTAMCSPTRASLLTGRNHTFVGNGQICELANDWDGYSGKIPKSCALQADVLRNYGYATAAWGKWHNTPATEITAAGPFDNWPTGLGFEYFYGFLAGEASQYEPHLVRNTTVVMPPSSPEEGYHISEDLADDAINWLQTHKALRPDKPFYMYWASGALHGPHHVNKEWADKYKGKFDDGWDAYRERAFKNAKAKGWIPENAQLTPRHPRMAAWDSIPDHQKPFQSRLMEVLAGFAEHTDHQVGRILSEVKRLGYEENTLVVYIWGDNGSSGEGQDGTISELLAQNAIATEIDEHIKVLDDLGGLDAIGSPLVDNMYHAGWAWAGSTPYQGLKLMGAYFGGTRNPMAIKWPKGIKPDPKPRAQFHHCNDLVPTIYELVGITPPKMVNGVTQDPVHGTSFAYAFNAPDAPGQLKTQFFDIFGSRSVYHDGWIAGAVGPRLPWVQGVDPDILTWSPDTDDWELYNLEEDWSQSRNIADQHPEKLQMLKNLFLVESAKYKNLPIGGGLWTIIFHPEMKVAPEATSWELPGTITRIPEPCAPRLGALDNKVLIDMEIPENASGVLYKLGANSGGLTVFMDQGILTYEYNLFIIERVKLRSSEPLAAGRHQLEILTQHTDDNPRGPLSIKCTLNGNLLIEGIVPRPAALIFTANDCLDVGQALGSPVSMEYRERAPFKFDGTIHTMNVEYL
- a CDS encoding formylglycine-generating enzyme family protein gives rise to the protein MADRRDQMITIPAGNYSIGSDSFYPEEAPVRSIEIRSFLIDAAPVTNAEFARFVSETGYVTVSEKPPDPVLYPNLPPDQQNPESAVFIPPPPSVDRNQPMSWWALIEGADWKHPQGPDSGIDDLMDHPVVHLAYDDVLAYAQWVGKRLPTAEEWEVAARGGLEEQNYSWGEEMTPDGQWLANVWQGQFPWTNEQTDGWFWTSPVGTFPPNGYGLIDMCGNVWEWTSTLFPVAKGEQERRIIKGGSFLCAENYCHRFRPAALMGQTTDTATCHMGFRCAADSA
- a CDS encoding DUF1622 domain-containing protein, which codes for MEWSEHLLTHSAEALRLILEYLSVLSVAVGLIAVFSRGGPLRLRAIPPHLMRRGPLTAARLTFGGWVALALEFQLGADVVQTTISREPSALIQLGAVALVRTFLNYFLSLELKEKEQTP